One genomic segment of Pleurodeles waltl isolate 20211129_DDA chromosome 11, aPleWal1.hap1.20221129, whole genome shotgun sequence includes these proteins:
- the ADRA2B gene encoding alpha-2B adrenergic receptor, which yields MNRADPYSVQVTAAIAAIITFIILFTIFGNVLVIIAVLTSRSLKAPQNLFLVSLAAADILVATLIIPFSLANELMGYWYFEKIWCEIYLALDVLFCTSSIVHLCAISLDRYWSVSQAIEYNSKRTPRRIKCIILIVWTIAAAISFPPLIYKVNKPEPPGSKPQCKLNEETWYILSSSIGSFFAPCVIMILVYLRIYLIAKRRSKKNPKGNKSRGAVIEKVPPQHMQNPQALNNNGLVEPNGDDGSLCGKEAHTIPPMLPSDEKILPGPYGNRGSINKADQHTIPASPPFSQQMKAHHNCLEGSHQEEEPSTKPPSLPSIKKALTQPCLQSSTEEPHTISSTSSSVLQTIIHPNGKHPAWSSEVQTSEGVHSEQNHRGEHQAKQARNITRYPPKSLDTMALVGGEVTLVRGDPSPNLAKKKSHMNREKRFTFVLAVVIGVFVLCWFPFFFTYSLGAICRELCQVPNSLFQFFFWIGYCNSSLNPVIYTIFNQDFRRAFRRILCRQWTATAW from the coding sequence ATGAACAGGGCTGATCCCTACTCGGTCCAGGTCACTGCAGCAATAGCTGCAATCATCACCTTCATCATCCTCTTCACAATCTTTGGGAAtgtcctggtcatcattgcagtgcTGACAAGCAGGTCTCTCAAAGCTCCTCAGAACCTCTTCCTGGTCTCGCTGGCAGCCGCTGACATCCTCGTGGCCACCCTGATCATTCCCTTCTCCTTGGCCAATGAGCTGATGGGCTACTGGTACTTTGAGAAGATCTGGTGCGAGATCTACCTGGCCCTGGATGTCCTCTTCTGCACCTCTTCCATCGTCCACCTGTGTGCCATCAGCTTAGACCGCTACTGGTCCGTTAGCCAAGCCATTGAGTACAACTCCAAGAGGACACCGAGGAGGATCAAGTGCATCATCCTGATTGTGTGGACTATTGCAGCGGCCATATCCTTCCCACCTCTCATCTACAAGGTTAATAAACCGGAGCCGCCAGGCAGCAAGCCTCAATGCAAGCTTAACGAGGAAACCTGGTACATTCTGTCCTCCAGCATTGGCTCCTTCTTTGCACCCTGTGTCATCATGATCCTTGTCTACCTCAGGATCTACCTCATTGCCAAGCGCAGGAGCAAGAAAAACCCCAAGGGCAACAAGTCCAGAGGGGCAGTCATTGAGAAAGTTCCTCCACAGCACATGCAGAATCCTCAAGCCCTTAACAACAATGGTCTGGTAGAGCCTAATGGTGATGATGGTTCTCTCTGTGGCAAGGAGGCTCACACAATACCCCCCATGCTGCCATCTGATGAGAAGATCCTGCCTGGACCCTACGGTAATAGAGGATCCATAAACAAAGCAGATCAGCACACAATTCCTGCTTCCCCACCCTTCAGCCAACAGATGAAGGCCCACCACAATTGTCTTGAAGGCTCTCACCAAGAGGAGGAACCCAGCACGAAGCCCCCCAGTTTGCCATCTATCAAGAAGGCCTTAACTCAACCCTGCCTTCAGAGCAGCACTGAGGAACCACACACAATATCCTCCACATCTTCATCAGTCCTGCAAACCATAATCCATCCAAACGGGAAACACCCAGCATGGAGTTCAGAGGTTCAGACATCAGAAGGAGTCCATTCAGAACAAAACCACAGGGGTGAGCACCAAGCCAAACAAGCCAGGAATATCACCCGCTACCCTCCCAAGTCTTTAGACACAATGGCACTTGTTGGGGGAGAGGTGACTCTGGTCAGGGGGGATCCAAGCCCCAACCTAGCCAAAAAGAAGAGCCACATGAATCGAGAGAAGAGGTTCACCTTTGTGTTGGCTGTCGTAATTGGGGTCTTCGTTCTCTGCTGGTTCCCCTTCTTCTTCACCTACAGTTTAGGGGCCATCTGTCGAGAGCTCTGCCAGGTTCCCAACAGTCTTTTCCAGTTCTTCTTTTGGATTGGTTACTGCAACAGCTCCCTCAACCCAGTCATCTACACCATCTTCAACCAAGACTTTAGGAGGGCCTTCCGCAGGATTCTGTGCAGACAGTGGACTGCCACAGCCTGGTGA